The following coding sequences lie in one Arachis hypogaea cultivar Tifrunner chromosome 4, arahy.Tifrunner.gnm2.J5K5, whole genome shotgun sequence genomic window:
- the LOC112795561 gene encoding protein SIEVE ELEMENT OCCLUSION B isoform X3, which yields MFKAIPHHQGLVNPFEISDEKILEKVYQTHFHCVEKYDHGSLYLVASNVIKHSIETSELIFKNEKQINQDKEETAPSISFPRLPLLKQISCQLRSYSWEAKAAISLAAFALEFGKFWHLALPPRGDELGKWLAELNGIENLSENKEQLSRFNGLMKKVMEVIGECMTNNNEEYNIEDVPALAETLHHIPVLVYWAIITLVTSATHIHSFTHKGYKYELSKFDEKIDSILKNFRELREKCKMQIGAIEDYKRRKDIISSAIETTTNKDIDIVNFLDALIIPNNGSQDQKLVVYNGISREQQVGVQDFKNKYVLLFISSIDDTFEGEIQLLKSINEKLKEDPKEIQGYKKEDLKILWIQLVDEGDGDEKPSKATLENLEKGWYVVKEFKFKTGIRLMREVFNYKDKAIIMLIGPQGKVENHDAKHTISTWGIDGFPFRASDHIRLTKQWDWFWNVLIDLSPSIRELIEKGCYLFIYGSTNNKWIQDFTTALENMNESMKSPETTSIIEWYQFGRESPKIIPCFWIAIDNLLLSTKKQKKNEEKEEENSVTREIQKLLLLKQDPNGWVVLSKGRQVKLLGEGEAMLYTAKAFDAWKKGRLYKEVSFDSGFKHHYEHERSKRKQKCAHREFANYPTDILAQIPCPVKCGHEMEVTSVNYKCCHGLESSHHV from the exons ATGTTTAAGGCAATTCCTCATCATCAGGGTTTGGTGAACCCATTCGAAATAAGTGATGAGAAGATTCTAGAGAAAGTTTACCAAACACATTTCCATTGTGTTGAAAAGTACGACCATGGATCGCTCTACCTTGTTGCTTCAAATGTTATCAAACATTCAATTGAAACTTCTGAATTGATTTTCAAG aaTGAGAAACAAATTAATCAAGATAAAGAAGAAACGGCTCCATCAATATCTTTTCCGCGACTCCCTCTCTTAAAGCAAATTTCATGCCAG TTGAGATCTTACTCATGGGAAGCAAAAGCAGCGATATCTCTAGCCGCATTTGCGTTAGAGTTTGGAAAGTTCTGGCACCTAGCGTTGCCGCCACGTGGCGACGAACTCGGAAAATGGTTGGCGGAGTTGAATGGGATTGAAAACTTGAGTGAGAACAAGGAGCAGCTGAGTAGGTTCAATGGATTGATGAAGAAGGTGATGGAAGTGATTGGTGAGTGCATGACCAACAATAATGAAGAGTACAACATTGAGGATGTTCCTGCCTTGGCTGAAACATTGCATCACATCCCTGTTCTTGTTTATTGGGCAATCATCACCCTTGTCACCTCTGCCACCCACATTCATTCCTTCACTCATAA GGGTTATAAGTATGAATTATCCAAATTTGATGAAAAGATTGACTCCATTCTCAAAAATTTCAGGGAACTCCGGGAGAAGTGTAAAATGCAAATAG GAGCAATAGAAGATTACAAAAGGCGCAAGGATATTATCAGTAGTGCCATTGAAACTACTACTAATAAGGATATTGATATTGTAAATTTTCTAGATGCTCTTATTATCCCTAATAATGGAAGCCAAGATCAAAAACTAGTTGTCTATAATGGAATTAGCAGAGAACAGCAG GTTGGCGTTCAAGATTTCAAGAATAAGTACGTATTATTGTTCATTTCAAGTATTGATGACACCTTTGAAGGTGAGATTCAACTACTAAAATCAATCAATGAGAAACTAAAGGAAGATCCAAAAGAGATACAAGGCTACAAGAAAGAGGACTTGAAGATTTTATGGATTCAGTTAGTGGATGAGGGTGATGGAGATGAGAAACCAAGCAAAGCAACATTGGAGAATCTTGAGAAAGGGTGGTATGTGGTAAAGGAATTTAAGTTCAAAACAGGTATAAGGTTGATGAGAGAAGTTTTCAACTACAAGGACAAGGCAATTATAATGCTCATAGGCCCTCAAGGCAAAGTAGAGAACCATGATGCAAAGCACACAATTTCTACATGGGGAATTGATGGATTCCCATTTAGAGCTTCTGATCACATTCGTCTTACAAAGCAATGGGACTGGTTTTGGAACGTACTCATCGATCTCAGTCCATCAATAAGGGAATTG ATAGAGAAGGGCTGCTACCTGTTCATCTATGGTAGTACCAACAATAAGTGGATCCAAGATTTCACTACAGCTTTGGAGAACATGAATGAAAGCATGAAATCACCAGAAACCACATCAATAATTGAGTGGTATCAATTTGGAAGGGAAAGCCCAAAGATTATACCATGCTTCTGGATCGCCATAGACAACTTACTACTCTCCaccaagaaacagaagaagaatgaagaaaaagaagaagaaaactctGTAACAAGAGAGATACAGAAGCTGCTGTTACTTAAACAAGACCCAAACGGATGGGTAGTTCTGAGTAAAGGGCGTCAGGTGAAGCTTCTTGGTGAAGGTGAAGCTATGCTTTACACAGCCAAAGCTTTTGATGCTTGGAAGAAGGGAAGATTGTATAAAGAAGTAAGCTTTGATTCTGGTTTTAAACATCACTATGAGCATGAGAGAAGCAAGCGTAAACAGAAATGTGCACATAGAGAATTTGCTAATTATCCCACAGATATTTTAGCTCAAATTCCATGCCCTGTTAAGTGTGGACATGAAATGGAGGTAACTTCAGTTAACTATAAGTGTTGTCATGGACTTGAATCTAGCCATCATGTTTAA
- the LOC112795561 gene encoding protein SIEVE ELEMENT OCCLUSION B isoform X2, whose amino-acid sequence MFKAIPHHQGLVNPFEISDEKILEKVYQTHFHCVEKYDHGSLYLVASNVIKHSIETSELIFKNEKQINQDKEETAPSISFPRLPLLKQISCQMICVGSGEKDEFADEITILILKQLRSYSWEAKAAISLAAFALEFGKFWHLALPPRGDELGKWLAELNGIENLSENKEQLSRFNGLMKKVMEVIGECMTNNNEEYNIEDVPALAETLHHIPVLVYWAIITLVTSATHIHSFTHKELREKCKMQIGAIEDYKRRKDIISSAIETTTNKDIDIVNFLDALIIPNNGSQDQKLVVYNGISREQQVGVQDFKNKYVLLFISSIDDTFEGEIQLLKSINEKLKEDPKEIQGYKKEDLKILWIQLVDEGDGDEKPSKATLENLEKGWYVVKEFKFKTGIRLMREVFNYKDKAIIMLIGPQGKVENHDAKHTISTWGIDGFPFRASDHIRLTKQWDWFWNVLIDLSPSIRELIEKGCYLFIYGSTNNKWIQDFTTALENMNESMKSPETTSIIEWYQFGRESPKIIPCFWIAIDNLLLSTKKQKKNEEKEEENSVTREIQKLLLLKQDPNGWVVLSKGRQVKLLGEGEAMLYTAKAFDAWKKGRLYKEVSFDSGFKHHYEHERSKRKQKCAHREFANYPTDILAQIPCPVKCGHEMEVTSVNYKCCHGLESSHHV is encoded by the exons ATGTTTAAGGCAATTCCTCATCATCAGGGTTTGGTGAACCCATTCGAAATAAGTGATGAGAAGATTCTAGAGAAAGTTTACCAAACACATTTCCATTGTGTTGAAAAGTACGACCATGGATCGCTCTACCTTGTTGCTTCAAATGTTATCAAACATTCAATTGAAACTTCTGAATTGATTTTCAAG aaTGAGAAACAAATTAATCAAGATAAAGAAGAAACGGCTCCATCAATATCTTTTCCGCGACTCCCTCTCTTAAAGCAAATTTCATGCCAG ATGATATGTGTAGGCAGCGGTGAGAAAGATGAATTTGCAGATGAAATAACAATATTGATACTGAAACAGTTGAGATCTTACTCATGGGAAGCAAAAGCAGCGATATCTCTAGCCGCATTTGCGTTAGAGTTTGGAAAGTTCTGGCACCTAGCGTTGCCGCCACGTGGCGACGAACTCGGAAAATGGTTGGCGGAGTTGAATGGGATTGAAAACTTGAGTGAGAACAAGGAGCAGCTGAGTAGGTTCAATGGATTGATGAAGAAGGTGATGGAAGTGATTGGTGAGTGCATGACCAACAATAATGAAGAGTACAACATTGAGGATGTTCCTGCCTTGGCTGAAACATTGCATCACATCCCTGTTCTTGTTTATTGGGCAATCATCACCCTTGTCACCTCTGCCACCCACATTCATTCCTTCACTCATAA GGAACTCCGGGAGAAGTGTAAAATGCAAATAG GAGCAATAGAAGATTACAAAAGGCGCAAGGATATTATCAGTAGTGCCATTGAAACTACTACTAATAAGGATATTGATATTGTAAATTTTCTAGATGCTCTTATTATCCCTAATAATGGAAGCCAAGATCAAAAACTAGTTGTCTATAATGGAATTAGCAGAGAACAGCAG GTTGGCGTTCAAGATTTCAAGAATAAGTACGTATTATTGTTCATTTCAAGTATTGATGACACCTTTGAAGGTGAGATTCAACTACTAAAATCAATCAATGAGAAACTAAAGGAAGATCCAAAAGAGATACAAGGCTACAAGAAAGAGGACTTGAAGATTTTATGGATTCAGTTAGTGGATGAGGGTGATGGAGATGAGAAACCAAGCAAAGCAACATTGGAGAATCTTGAGAAAGGGTGGTATGTGGTAAAGGAATTTAAGTTCAAAACAGGTATAAGGTTGATGAGAGAAGTTTTCAACTACAAGGACAAGGCAATTATAATGCTCATAGGCCCTCAAGGCAAAGTAGAGAACCATGATGCAAAGCACACAATTTCTACATGGGGAATTGATGGATTCCCATTTAGAGCTTCTGATCACATTCGTCTTACAAAGCAATGGGACTGGTTTTGGAACGTACTCATCGATCTCAGTCCATCAATAAGGGAATTG ATAGAGAAGGGCTGCTACCTGTTCATCTATGGTAGTACCAACAATAAGTGGATCCAAGATTTCACTACAGCTTTGGAGAACATGAATGAAAGCATGAAATCACCAGAAACCACATCAATAATTGAGTGGTATCAATTTGGAAGGGAAAGCCCAAAGATTATACCATGCTTCTGGATCGCCATAGACAACTTACTACTCTCCaccaagaaacagaagaagaatgaagaaaaagaagaagaaaactctGTAACAAGAGAGATACAGAAGCTGCTGTTACTTAAACAAGACCCAAACGGATGGGTAGTTCTGAGTAAAGGGCGTCAGGTGAAGCTTCTTGGTGAAGGTGAAGCTATGCTTTACACAGCCAAAGCTTTTGATGCTTGGAAGAAGGGAAGATTGTATAAAGAAGTAAGCTTTGATTCTGGTTTTAAACATCACTATGAGCATGAGAGAAGCAAGCGTAAACAGAAATGTGCACATAGAGAATTTGCTAATTATCCCACAGATATTTTAGCTCAAATTCCATGCCCTGTTAAGTGTGGACATGAAATGGAGGTAACTTCAGTTAACTATAAGTGTTGTCATGGACTTGAATCTAGCCATCATGTTTAA
- the LOC112795561 gene encoding protein SIEVE ELEMENT OCCLUSION B isoform X1: MFKAIPHHQGLVNPFEISDEKILEKVYQTHFHCVEKYDHGSLYLVASNVIKHSIETSELIFKNEKQINQDKEETAPSISFPRLPLLKQISCQMICVGSGEKDEFADEITILILKQLRSYSWEAKAAISLAAFALEFGKFWHLALPPRGDELGKWLAELNGIENLSENKEQLSRFNGLMKKVMEVIGECMTNNNEEYNIEDVPALAETLHHIPVLVYWAIITLVTSATHIHSFTHKGYKYELSKFDEKIDSILKNFRELREKCKMQIGAIEDYKRRKDIISSAIETTTNKDIDIVNFLDALIIPNNGSQDQKLVVYNGISREQQVGVQDFKNKYVLLFISSIDDTFEGEIQLLKSINEKLKEDPKEIQGYKKEDLKILWIQLVDEGDGDEKPSKATLENLEKGWYVVKEFKFKTGIRLMREVFNYKDKAIIMLIGPQGKVENHDAKHTISTWGIDGFPFRASDHIRLTKQWDWFWNVLIDLSPSIRELIEKGCYLFIYGSTNNKWIQDFTTALENMNESMKSPETTSIIEWYQFGRESPKIIPCFWIAIDNLLLSTKKQKKNEEKEEENSVTREIQKLLLLKQDPNGWVVLSKGRQVKLLGEGEAMLYTAKAFDAWKKGRLYKEVSFDSGFKHHYEHERSKRKQKCAHREFANYPTDILAQIPCPVKCGHEMEVTSVNYKCCHGLESSHHV; encoded by the exons ATGTTTAAGGCAATTCCTCATCATCAGGGTTTGGTGAACCCATTCGAAATAAGTGATGAGAAGATTCTAGAGAAAGTTTACCAAACACATTTCCATTGTGTTGAAAAGTACGACCATGGATCGCTCTACCTTGTTGCTTCAAATGTTATCAAACATTCAATTGAAACTTCTGAATTGATTTTCAAG aaTGAGAAACAAATTAATCAAGATAAAGAAGAAACGGCTCCATCAATATCTTTTCCGCGACTCCCTCTCTTAAAGCAAATTTCATGCCAG ATGATATGTGTAGGCAGCGGTGAGAAAGATGAATTTGCAGATGAAATAACAATATTGATACTGAAACAGTTGAGATCTTACTCATGGGAAGCAAAAGCAGCGATATCTCTAGCCGCATTTGCGTTAGAGTTTGGAAAGTTCTGGCACCTAGCGTTGCCGCCACGTGGCGACGAACTCGGAAAATGGTTGGCGGAGTTGAATGGGATTGAAAACTTGAGTGAGAACAAGGAGCAGCTGAGTAGGTTCAATGGATTGATGAAGAAGGTGATGGAAGTGATTGGTGAGTGCATGACCAACAATAATGAAGAGTACAACATTGAGGATGTTCCTGCCTTGGCTGAAACATTGCATCACATCCCTGTTCTTGTTTATTGGGCAATCATCACCCTTGTCACCTCTGCCACCCACATTCATTCCTTCACTCATAA GGGTTATAAGTATGAATTATCCAAATTTGATGAAAAGATTGACTCCATTCTCAAAAATTTCAGGGAACTCCGGGAGAAGTGTAAAATGCAAATAG GAGCAATAGAAGATTACAAAAGGCGCAAGGATATTATCAGTAGTGCCATTGAAACTACTACTAATAAGGATATTGATATTGTAAATTTTCTAGATGCTCTTATTATCCCTAATAATGGAAGCCAAGATCAAAAACTAGTTGTCTATAATGGAATTAGCAGAGAACAGCAG GTTGGCGTTCAAGATTTCAAGAATAAGTACGTATTATTGTTCATTTCAAGTATTGATGACACCTTTGAAGGTGAGATTCAACTACTAAAATCAATCAATGAGAAACTAAAGGAAGATCCAAAAGAGATACAAGGCTACAAGAAAGAGGACTTGAAGATTTTATGGATTCAGTTAGTGGATGAGGGTGATGGAGATGAGAAACCAAGCAAAGCAACATTGGAGAATCTTGAGAAAGGGTGGTATGTGGTAAAGGAATTTAAGTTCAAAACAGGTATAAGGTTGATGAGAGAAGTTTTCAACTACAAGGACAAGGCAATTATAATGCTCATAGGCCCTCAAGGCAAAGTAGAGAACCATGATGCAAAGCACACAATTTCTACATGGGGAATTGATGGATTCCCATTTAGAGCTTCTGATCACATTCGTCTTACAAAGCAATGGGACTGGTTTTGGAACGTACTCATCGATCTCAGTCCATCAATAAGGGAATTG ATAGAGAAGGGCTGCTACCTGTTCATCTATGGTAGTACCAACAATAAGTGGATCCAAGATTTCACTACAGCTTTGGAGAACATGAATGAAAGCATGAAATCACCAGAAACCACATCAATAATTGAGTGGTATCAATTTGGAAGGGAAAGCCCAAAGATTATACCATGCTTCTGGATCGCCATAGACAACTTACTACTCTCCaccaagaaacagaagaagaatgaagaaaaagaagaagaaaactctGTAACAAGAGAGATACAGAAGCTGCTGTTACTTAAACAAGACCCAAACGGATGGGTAGTTCTGAGTAAAGGGCGTCAGGTGAAGCTTCTTGGTGAAGGTGAAGCTATGCTTTACACAGCCAAAGCTTTTGATGCTTGGAAGAAGGGAAGATTGTATAAAGAAGTAAGCTTTGATTCTGGTTTTAAACATCACTATGAGCATGAGAGAAGCAAGCGTAAACAGAAATGTGCACATAGAGAATTTGCTAATTATCCCACAGATATTTTAGCTCAAATTCCATGCCCTGTTAAGTGTGGACATGAAATGGAGGTAACTTCAGTTAACTATAAGTGTTGTCATGGACTTGAATCTAGCCATCATGTTTAA